GGCCGCATGCCGCCGCCGCGCAGCGGGGCCTGACGCTGATCGAGCTGATGGTGTCGATCGCCATCACGCTGATCATCGTGGCGGCTCTGATCACCCTGTACCTCAACGTGTCGCGCTCCAACCGCGAGATGGTCAAGGTCAACCGCCAGATCGAGAACGGGCGGCTTGCAGTGCATGTCCTGGAGAACGAGGTCGCGCACGCCGGCTTCTGGGAAAACTACATGCCCCAGTTCGACGACCTGACCCTGACCACCGTGCCCGCCGACGTGCCGGCCGGCGCAGCGCCCGATCCCTGCCTGGCCTATACGGCCGCCAACTGGACCGATGCCTACAAGCGCAGCCTGCTCGACATTCCCGTGCAGATCTACGAGGACGTCCCCGCCGGCTGCGCCGCAATCGTGACCCACAAGAAGGCCGATACCGATGTGCTTGTGGTGCGTCATGCCGAGACCTGCTTCCCGTCGGCGGCGCCATCCAACTGCGAAGCGGAAGTCGCCGGCAGGCTCTACTTCCAGTCGTCGCTGTGCGCGACGCAGACGCCCTCGACTTTCGAGCTGAACATCGCAGGCTTCAACGGCATCCTGCGCAAGGATTGCACCGCGGCCGCACCCAAGCGCAGGTTCATCTCCGACATCTACTATGTACGGGACTACGCCGAAGCCGAGGGCGACGGCATCCCGACACTGGTGCGCTCGCGCCTGGACGCCGCGGGCGGTACGCCCGCCTATACGGAGCCGGTGGCGCTGATCGAGGGCATCGAGGGCCTTCGCGTGGAACTGGGGCTGGATACGCTGGGCAAGACCGGCCTGGCCGTCAACTACACGCAGGCCATCAACTGGCTCGATGCCAGCAACAAGACGACACCGACCAATCGAGGAGACGGCAGTCCCGACGGCGCCTTCGTGCGCTGCACCACCGGCACGCCGTGCACGGCAGACCAGTTGATCAACACGGTCGCCGTGAAGCTCTACCTCCTGGCACGCAGCATCGAGCCCTCGCCAGGCCATGCCGACAACAAGACCTACAAGCTCGGCAGCGCCGCGACCCTTCCTGCGTACAACGACCCGTACAAGCGGCACGTGTTCTCCACCACCGTGCGCCTGACCAACGTCGCAGGCCGAAGGGAGACGCCGCCGTGAGAACCAACCGCCCGAGCCGGCAGCGCGGCGCCGCGCTGATCGTCGGCCTCATCATGCTGGTGCTGATCACGCTGACCGTGGTCGTCGCCTTCAACGTCAGCATCACCAACCTCAAGTCGGTGGGCAACATGCAGACGCGCAACGAGGCCGTCGCCGCAGCCAACCGCGCGATCGAGGAAGTAGCCGCCTCGTTGTTGCCGCCCAACGCGGACGGCAGCCCGTCGATGGTGGCGCCGACGGCGACCGTCAGCCTGGTCGACATCAACAACGACGGAAAGACGGACTACACCGTGCAGATCGCAGCACCGACCTGCGCACGGGTAACCAAGGCCTCGGGCGGAGGCGGCGGCACGACAACCGGCCCAGGCGGCATCACCGGGGGCGGTTCCTCCAGCGGCTCGGGCCTGACCACGCTGCCGGATCAATACAACGCTGTGTGGGACATCAGCACCACCGTGACCGACGCCGCCACCGGCGGCTCGACCGCGGTCCGTCAAGGCGTGCGCGTGCTGATGAGCCAGGCGCAGTTCGAAGCTTTCTGCCCCTGAGGGGTTCTTTCTGCGATCAGACGATGAACAGGTTCGACAAATGAAAAAGAACTTTCTCAACCCTTTGTGGACCGCTGCCCTGCTGGCGCTGCAGCTGGCGGCACCAGCGCGGGCGGAGGACATCGACCTGTTCACCGGCTACACGCCGGCCGTGACGGATCTTCCCAACGTGATCTTCGTGCTGGACAACACCGCCAACTGGAACCAGCCCTTCGACGCTGAGATGACGGCCCTGGCGAGCGCCTTCGCAAGCCTCAAGCCCAACAGGTTCCGTGTCGGCCTGATGATGTTCAGCGAAACAGGCAACGGCAATTCCAACGTCGACGGGGCCTATGTGCGCGCCGCTGTCCGCACGCTGGACGACGGTACCAAGCTCAAGTACGGCGAACTCTTTCGCCAGGGCAGTCCCGGCAGGCTCGACAAGCTCGACGACAAGTCCAATGGCGGCAAGGTCGGCAAGACCATGGTGGAGATCCACCGCTACCTCACCGGCGGCGAGCCGATGGCCGGCAACAACAAGCTGAAGACGGACTACACCGGAAACGTCACGGGCACCGCGGCGTCGAGGGCCATCTACGCATTGCCTGGCAACGCCCTGAGCGCATTCAACGGTACGGCCTACAACAGCCCGAACACGGCCCACTGCACCGGCACCTACGTCATCTACATCAGCAACGGCGCTCCGCAGGACAACACCAGCGACACCAAGACGGCAGCCGATGCGCTGCGGGCTGCCGGCGGCACGACGACCACCATCACCCTGAGCCCCAGCGGATCGCAGGACAACATGGCGGATGAATGGGCCAAGTTCCTGAACACCAGCCTCGGCGTGAAGGTCTACACCATCGAGGCCGCCGCGGCAGCCGGCGGCCAGGGGCCCGGCTGGACCGCGCTGCTCAAGAGCATGGCCGGCCAGAGCAAAGGCGAGTATTACGACCTGACCACAAAGCCCGACCTGGGCGCGGCACTGGGCGACGCGCTCAACGACATCTTCAGCAAGATCCAGTCCGTCAACAGCGTGTTCTCCTCGGTGAGCCTGCCCGTGAGCGTCAACACGCAAGGCACCTACCTGAACCAGGTGTTCGTCGGCATGTTCCGCCCCGACCAGGATGCCTTGCCGCGCTGGAACGGCAACCTCAAGCAGTACAAGCTGGGCCTGGACGGAAACAAGCAGCTGATCCTGCAGGACGCCGACGATGCCAACGCCATCAACACCGAAACCGGCTTCATTGCTCCCTGCGCACGCAGCTTCTGGACCCCCGCGCGCAGCGACACCGACAAGTACTGGAGTTTCCGTCCGGCCGGCGACTGCATCGGCAAGGAAGTCGCCGACAGTCCTGACGGCAACATCGTGGAAAAGGGTGCCCAGGGCTATCTGTTGCGACACATGACGGTGGCCGCTCGTAACGTCAAGACGTGCGCGCCTGGTGCCTGCACCGGCTTGATCGACTTCAGCACCGGCAATGTGACGCGCTCGGCCGTCGGCGTAGCGACCGACGCCGACCGCAACACCCTGGTCAACTGGGTCCGCGGCGAGGACAACAAGGGCGACGAGAGGCTGGACAGCAGCGGCAACCCCTTGAAGGATTCCAACGGCAATCCCCTGACCTACCCCGACATGCGCCCATCGGTGCATGGCGACGTGGTCCATTCGCGCCCGGTGGCCATCAACTACGGCACCGATGCAGCGCCGCAAGTGGTGGTGTTCTATGGCGGCAACGATGGCGCCCTGCGCGCGATCAATGGCAATCGCAGCACCACGAGCACACTGTTCGGTTCGGCCCCTGCCGGCAGCGAGCTGTGGTCGTTCATCCCGCCGGAGTTCTACGGCAGCCTGAAGCGGTTGCGCGACAACACCGTCCGCATCAACTATCCCCAGACCGCGGCCACGACCACCGGCGCCGCTGCACCCAAGCCCTATGGCATGGATGGCCCGGTTTCCGCCTACCGGCAGGGCAGCGATACCTGGCTGTTCGCAACCATGCGCCGCGGCGGTCGCGCGCTTTATGCATTCGACGTGTCGAGCCCGACGGCGCCCACGCTCAAGTGGCGCAAGGGCTGCCCGAACCAGGACAACGACACCGGATGCGACACCGGCTTCGAAGGCATCGGCCAGACCTGGTCGGCGCCGAAGGTCGTCAAAGCCTCGGGCTACAGCAGCGGACCGCTGCTGGTCTTCGGCGGCGGCTACGACAAGTGCGAGGACGTCGACACGAACGACCCCGCAAAAGCCTGCAGTTCGAGCACCAAGGGCAACAAGGTCTATGTGCTCGATGCCAACCAGGGTACGGTGCTCAAGACCTTCACCACGAACCGCGCGGTGTCCGGCGAGGTCACGATCGTCACCGATGCCACGGGCCTGGCGAAGTACGCCTACGCGGCCGACCTGGGCGGCAACGTCTACCGCATCGACATCAAGGACGCGGCACCCGGCGCCTGGACCATGATGACGCTCGCCTCGCTGGGTTGCGACGATGCCGTGGGCTGCACCCCCAACCGCAAGTTCATGTTCGGCCCGGACGTCGTCGAGGACAACGGCGTGTACGTGCTGCTCCTGGGCTCGGGCGACCGCGAGAAGCCACTCCAGTACTACAGCAATGCCTTGTCCGTTGCCAACCGCTTCTACATGCTGGTGGACAAGCCCTCCGACGACACCTGGCTGAACGCCGAACCCGCACGCTGCGGCGCCGTCAAGGTGCTGTGCCACCAGTCGCTGGTGGCGATCACGGGCACGTCGACGCCGACCGGCACCGAACTGGCGGCCAAGAAGGGCTGGTATCTGGCGCTGGCGGCTGGCGAGCAGGTCGTGACCTCGTCCGTCACGGCCTATGGCACCACCACGTTCAGCACCCACATACCGACCGACCCCTCCAGGCAGAGCCAGACCTGCCGCGCCGACCTCGGCACAGCCAACGTCTACAACGTCTCCTATCTCGACGCCTCGCCCCCGCAGGGAGGGGCGCGTTCCGACGTGATCGTCGGTGGCGGTCTGGCCCCCTCTCCTTTCGTGGGCCGGGTCAGGGACGACAACGGCGGCCAGCGCGACGTGGTCATCGGAGGCAGCCGGGACTCCGTGCTGAGCCCCAAGGAGGCTGTCGGCAAAGCCGCCTTCCGCCAGCCCAAGGGCCGGGTCTACTGGTTCATCCAGAAGTGAGCGCTGCAGACGTCCATCGCTCGCGCGCGGGGAGGCTCGGACACCGTTCGGGCAGGCGCCCGCGCGGCTTCACCCTGATCGAGCTGATGGTCACGATCACGGTGCTGGCGATTCTGCTCGCAGTGGCCGTGCCCTCCTTCGATGGAATCCGCCTTTCCAGCCGACTGACTTCGTACGCCACCGATCTGATGGCCGGCAGTCAGTTGGCACGCACGGAGGCGATCAAGCGCAACGCCCCAGTCACGATGTGCGCGTCGGCCAATGGCACCAGCTGCAGCACCTCCGGCGGCTGGGAGTCCGGCTGGATCGTGCTCAGCGGCGCGACGGTCATCCACCAGCAGCCGGCGGCCGCCGCGGGCTACAAGCTCACGGAAGGCGGCGGCACCACCTCGCTGACCTTCGAGTCCACCGGCGTCGGCGCCAGCCAGGCCACCTTTACCATCTGCCGCGCAAGCCCCAGCGTGGGCGGCCAGGAACGCGTGGTCAAGATCAGCGCCACCGGGAGGGCATCGATCACGCGGACGGCGCTCGGCACCTGCGCCTGAAGGCGGGCGAGGGATTTTTCATGCGATGCTCGGCGACATGCAAAATCGGCCGGCCGAGTCCCCTTCGGCGCCACAACAACAACGGAGCTTAGGCATGGGGCGGGCCCCTCACTGACATGGAAAACCAGCTCGCCTGGGCACTTGCAGCCTGCGCACGCGTCATGCGCCCGGTGGTCCGGCTCGCATTGGCCATGGGAGTCAAGCATCCCCATCTCGAGGAAATGCTGCGCGACCTGCTGCTGGACGAGGCGCGCCGTTCCTGGCAGGCCCAGGGCGTCAAGAACCCCAACATCAGCCAACTCTCGGTATCGACGGGGCTCAACCGCAAGGCCGTCACGGCCAAGGTCCGCGAGCTGGGTGAAACCCTGCCCCATACCGAAATGTCGGCGGCCGCCAAGACCTTCACCCTGTGGCTGCAGATGCTGGCCGAGCATCCCGAGCACCGGCGCCTGCCCGTCGTGGCCGGAGCCGGCGTGCCTTCCTTCGAAACGGTGGCCAGGCAAGCCAGCCGCGGCAACATGCACCATCGCGCCATCCTGGACGAGCTGGCCCGCCTGAACATGGTGGCCGAGCACGAAGGCCACGTCGAGATCACGGCCGACGCCTTTGTGCCCGCGAAGGATCTGCAGTCCATGCTGGCCTTCTTCGGCGACAACGCCCGAGATCACCTGCTGGCCGCCGTCTCCAACACCCTGGGCGAACGGGCGCCCATGCTCGAGCGCGCGGTCTACGCCAACGGCGTGACCCTGCAGGACTGCCAAGGTATCGAGCAATTGGTCCGGCAACGTTGGAGCAGCCTGCATCACGAGCTGACGCACGAGATGACACGAGCCGTCGCCTCGGTCGCCGGAAACGCATCGGGCCGAATCCGCGTCGGCATCTACACCTACTACGAGGCCGAATCGGCCACGCCGGCCGAGCCGGGATCCGGCGTGCCCGGGACGGCGCAATAGGGGACAAAGAATGAAGAACAGCCTCGTGCGAAGCTGCCTGATCGCAGCATCGATGACCCTGCTGCTCTCGTGCGGAGGTGGCAGCGACGGCGGCAGCTTCGCTCCCGTCGGCGCAAGCGGCGTGTCGTCGGGTACCGCATTCCGAGGCCTGTACCGCGACGCCTCGGGTGGCGACGGCAGGTCGGCATCCGAAGGCGGGTCGACATCCGCAGATGGAGCGAGCGCACCGGATGGAACAGATGCCGCAGATGGATCGGGCACATCGGACGGTTCCACGACGACCGCTGCCGGCGGCGAGGACTCGGGCGTCGGATCGGGCGGCACCGGCGTGAGCACCGCGGACGCCGTGGGCATCGGCGGGGTCGACGGCCTGGGCAGCATCATCGTCAATGGCCTGCGCTACGACACCGACAGCGCCATCTTCAGCGTCGAGGACGCCCCGGCCCTGCAGATCGGCATGACCGCCAAGGTCACCGGCCCCTTCAACGCCGACTTCACCAGCGGCGTCGCGAAGCATGTGGCATCCGCCGCGGAACTGCGCGGACCGATCGCCGGCGTGGACCTTGCCGGCGGCAGCTTCTCCCTCATGGGCACCACCGTGACCACGGACGAAGCAACGGTGTGGGCCACGGCGACGGGCCTGACCGGGCTGCTGCCGGGCGCAGCGGTTCAGGTCTGGGGCCTGCCCGCCGCACCCGGCGTGCTTCGCGCCACGCGGGTCGAGCAGCATCCGGCGAACTCGGCGCCGATCGCCACCGGCACGGTGCAAAACCTGAACACCGGCTCGCGCGTCTTCACGCTGGGGAGCCTGAGCGTCGACTACGGCACGGCCTCCTTCAGGGGCGGCATCGACGCCAGCACCCTGGCGAACGGCGCCATCGTGCGCGTGCGTGCCGCCGCCCAGGCAACGCCGGGCGTGCTGTCGGCCATGGTAGTGGAAGCGTGGCACACGGTGCCGCAGGCGAGCAGCACGCCGGTTCAGCTGGCCGGCATCATCACCGACTACGCGGCACTGGCCTCGTTCCGGCTGCTGGGCACGACGGTCGATGCCGCCTCGGCGCAGATCACCGGTGGCCCTGCCAATGCCATCGGCAACGGCGTGAAGGTGGAAGTCGGCGGCACCATGACAGGCGGCGTCCTCGTCGCGACGAAGCTCATGATCAGGCATGTTCCGGGGACTGGCGGGCCGGCATCGTTCAAGGTCATCGGCCCGGTGGCCGGCTACAGCTCCCCGGCGAGCTTCCTGGTGCGCGGCCAGCAGGTGGACGCCAGCGGCCCAGGCGTCGCTTTCGTCAACGGCACCGTGGCCAATCTGTTCAACGGCGCAAGAGTGACGGTATCGGGCTCGCAGATCGTCAACGGCGTGCTGGTCGCCCGGCAGGTCAGCTTCGATTGAGGATGACCCGCCGGCGAATGCGCCCGAGGGGCTTCAGCGCTCGCCGCGCACGACCAGGCTCACGCCCACCGCCGTCATCGCGATGCCCACCAGCGTGGCCACCGTGATCGGCTCGGCAAAGAGAAGCCAGGCCATCAGCGCGGTGCAGGGCGGCACGAGGTACAGCAGGCTGGTGACGGCCGTGGCGGTCCCGCGCTGGATCAGCATGTACAACAGCGAACTGCCGCCCAGCGACAAGGCCAGCACGGACCAGGCCATCGCCCCGCCCGAATAAAGGTTCCACTGGATGCTGTCGGCCTCCAGGGCCGCGAAGGGCAGCGTGACCAGCAGCGCCGCCCCGAGCTGTATCGCGCCCGCGATGCGCACGTCGCACGGTGCGACGAAGCGCTTCTGATACAGCGTCCCCGCGGTGATGGAAAGGAGCGCCATCAGCGCCAGCCCCATGGTCAGCGCGCTCACTTCCCCGCCCTGCCCGAGCTTGCGCAGCACCACCAGCACGAGGCCGGTGAAGCCCAGTGCGAGGCCGGCCCATTGGCGGCGCGAGATCGCGCCACCGTGCATCGACAGCCAGACGGCCGTGAGCACGGGCTGGATGCCGACCAGCAGGGCGACCAGCCCCGAGCCCATGCCGGCGCGGACCGCGGCCCACACGCCGCCGAGATAGCCCGCCTGCATCAGGATGCCGGTGACCGCCAGATGCGCCCACTGCGCACGCTCGAGTGGCCAGCGCACGCGCGCTGCCCACACCCAGGCCAGGAAGCAGAGCACAGACAGCGCATAGCGCACCGCCAGGAACTTGAGCGGCGGGGCATAGGGCATGCCGTAACGCGCCACGATGAAGCCGGTGCTCCAGATCAGCACGAAGACCACGGGCATGGCCCGCACCCATCCCGAAGAAGCCGGCGCCTCGGCCGCCGTCATTTGGCGCGGGCCCGGATCTCCGGAACGGCCTTCTGGAGGTAGTAGACCATCGACCAGACCGTGAGCACGGCCGAGATCCAGATCAGCCACTGGCCCCAGGTGCCGGTGTCGATCACGCCGAACAGGACGCCATCGAAAAGCAGGAACGGGATCGCGACCATCTGCACGACGGTCTTGATCTTCCCGATCATGTGGACCGCCACGCTCTTGGCGGCGCCGATCTGCGCCATCCATTCGCGCAAGGCAGAAATGGCGATCTCGCGGCCGATGATGATCAGGGCCACGAACACGTCGGCGCGGTTCAGGTGCACCAGCACCAGCAGCGAGGCGCACACCAGGAACTTGTCGGCCACCGGATCGAGGAAGGCGCCGAAGGCAGAAGTCTGGTTGAGCCGCCGTGCAAGGAAGCCGTCGAGCCAGTCGGTGGCGGCGAACACGATGAACAGCACCGTGGCCACGATGTTGCGCATCGGCTCGCTCAGGGGCAGGTAGAACACCCCCACGATCAGCGGGATCGCGACGATGCGCGTCCACGTCATGATGGTGGGGAGCGTCCAGAACATGGCGAGGAGTATATGGCTCGCCCCGGGGCCTGCCCGCTTCGCGGGCTAGTGCAGCGCCCTGTAGATCTCCTGCGCCAGTTCGAAGGCGATGCCGTCGACCGATGCGATGTCCTCCACGCTCGCGGCCGCCACGCCGCGGATGCCGCCGAAGCGCTGCAGCAGCCGCGCCCGGCGCTTGGGCCCGATGCCGGGGATGTCCTCGAGCTGGCTGCCGCCGACCCGCACCTTGGCGCGCTTCGCACGCATGCCGGTGATGGCGAAGCGATGCGCCTCGTCGCGGATCTGCGCGACCAGCATCAGGGCCGCCGAGTCGCGGCCGAGGTACACCTTGTCGCGCCCGTCGGCAAAGACCAATTCCTCCAGGCCCACCTTGCGCCCCTCGCCCTTCTCCACCCCGACGATCAGCGACAGCGGCAGCCCCAGTTCGCCGAACACCTCGCGCGCCATCGACACCTGGCCCTTGCCGCCGTCGACCAGCACCAGGTCCGGCATGCGCGCTCCACGCGTGCCCGGCCGGGCATCGCTGCCGGCGCCGGCCGCATCGCCCGCCGGCGGCGCATCGGTCTCTGCTGCCATCGCCTCGGCCAGCTTGCCGTAGCGGCGATGAAGCACCTGGCGCATCGCGGCATAGTCGTCGCCCGGCGTGATGCCCTCGATGTTGTAGCGGCGGTACTCGCGGTTCTGCATCGCGTGATGCTCGAAGACCACGCAGGAAGCCTGCGTGGCCTCGCCCGCCGTGTGCGAGATGTCGAAACACTCGACGCGGAAGTTGTCGAGGTTGTCCGGCGCGAGCTCCAGCGCATCCACCAGCGCGCGCGTGCGCGCCTGTTGCGAGCCTTCCTCGGCCAGAAGGCGCGCGAGCTGCAGGCCCGCGTTGGTCTGCGCCATCTCCAGCCAGTGCCGGCGCTGCTCGCGCGGCTGGAACACGGCCGTCACCCGCGTGCCGGCCTGCTGCGAGATGGCTTCGATCAGCTCGCGGTTCACCAGCTCGCTCAGCACCAGCGTGGGCGGCACCGGCACGTCGATGTAGTGCTGGGCGACGAAGGCCTCGAGCACCTGGACCTCGACCGACCCGGCAAAGGCGCCCGGGGCCTCCTCGCCTTCGACGTCCTGGGCACCCTGCTCCATCTGCGCCGCATCCTCGATGTGAACCGGAAAGTAGGCGCGGTCGCCCAGGTGCCGGCCGCCACGCACCATCGCGAGGTTGACGCAGGCCTTGCCGCCCTGCACCTTGACCGCGAGGATGTCCACGTCCTTGTCGGAGGCGATCTCGATCGACTGCTGGTGCAGCACGCGCGACAGCGCCGACATCTGGTTGCGCAGCTCGGCCGCCTGCTCGAACTCCAGCTTCTCGGCATGCGCCGTCATGCGCGCCTCGAGCTGGGACAGCACCGCCTGCGTGTCGCCCAGCAGGAAGGCCTCGGCATTCGCCACGTCCTGCGCATAGGCCTCGGGCGTGATGTAGCCCACGCACGGGCCGGTGCAGCGCTTGATCTGGTAGAGCAGGCAAGGCCGCGTGCGGTTGGCGTACACCGTGTCCTCGCAGGTGCGCAGCCTGAAGACCTTCTGCAGCAGCTGGATCGATTCCTTCACCGCCCAGGCGCTCGGATACGGGCCGAAGTACCGATGCTTGCGGTCGACGGATCCGCGGTAGTACGCCAGGCGCGGGAAGGCATGCGACGCGATCTTCAGATAGGGGTAGCTCTTGTCGTCCCGGAACAGGATGTTGTAGCGGGGCTTGAGCGTCTTGATCAGGTTGTTCTCGAGCAGGAGCGCCTCGGCCTCGGAGCGCACCACGGTGGTCTCCATGCGGGCGATCTTCGAGATCATGTGGCCGATGCGCGTGCCGGCGTGGTTCTTCTGGAAATAGTTGGCCACGCGCTTTTTCAGGTTGCGCGCCTTGCCCACGTACAGCACCGCGCCCGCGGCGTCGAAATAGCGGTAGACGCCCGGCAGTTGCGGAAGCGCCGCAACCTCGCTGAGCAATTGGTCGGAATGCGTGTCTGACATCGGGCGCTATTGTGCTGGCGCGAGCGCGGCCGGTTGCGGGGAACGGGCTGTAGAGTATCCCGCGATGCGCTGGGACATTTTCTGCAAGGTCATCGACAACCATGGCGACGCCGGCGTGTGCTGGCGGCTGGCCTGCGGGCTCGCGGCCGCCGGCGACGCGGTCCGGCTGTGGATCGACGACCCGTCGGCACTGGCATGGATGGCGCCGCAGGGGCACGAGGGGGTCCGCGTGGTCACGTGGACCGAGGCCGGCGCAGCGCGGGAAGCCGGCGCCGAGCCCCCGCCGGACGTGCTGATCGAGGCCTTCGGCTGCGACCCCGCGCCGGAGCTCGTCGCGCGCTTCGCGGAACCCGTCCCGCAGGGCACGCCGCGGCGGGTCTGGCTCAATCTCGAATACCTTTCCGCGGAGCCCTACGTCGAACGCCTGCATGGACTGCCTTCGCCCGTGTTCAAGGGCCCAGGCGCGGGCCTGACGAAGCACTTCTTCTATCCCGGCTTCACCCGCGCGACGGGCGGGCTGCTGCGCGAGGAAGACCTGCCGGCGCGCCGCGCGCGCTTCGACCGCGCCGCCTGGCTCGCGCAGCAGAACATCCTCTGGAACGGCGAGCGCCTGGTCTGCCTCTTCTGCTACGAACCGCCGGCGCTCGGGGCCCTGCTGGCACGCTTCGAGCAAGCGGGCGAGCCCACTCGCCTGCTGGTGACCGCCGGACGCGCATCCCGTGCCCTGCCGCCCGGACCCGCCCAGCGCGGCGCGCTGTCGATCCACTGGCTGCCCTACCTGTCCCAGGCCGATTTCGACCACCTGCTGTGGGCCTGTGACCTGAACTTCGTGCGGGGCGAGGACTCGCTGGTGCGCGCACTCTGGGCCGGCGCGCCCTTCGTGTGGCAGATCTACGCCCAGGACGACGACGCCCACCACACCAAGCTCGACGCCTTCCTGGACTGGCTGGAGGCTCCGCCCGTGCTGCGCCGCCTTCACCACCTCTGGAACGGCATGGCCGAGGGGGAACTGCCGGACCTCGGCCCGTCGGCCCTGGCGCCGTGGCAGGCAGCCACGGCCGCCGCGCGCGATCGGCTGCTCGAACAGGACGGCCTTGTGACTCGATTGCGGCGGTTCGTCGCCCAAAAAAGTTAGAATTGCGGGCTTTGCGGATTTCCGGCCGGCCTAGCCCAGGTGCCGCTGCATCCGCTGAACCCGCCGCGGTGAATGTGTCAGAGGATCCAGGCCCAGACACACCGAGCGGCCAACATCCAGAGACCCTGACTATGAAAATCGCTCAAGAAATCCGCGCCGGCAACGTGATCATGCACGGCAAGGACCCAATGGTCGTGCTCAAGACCGAGTACAGCCGCGGCGGCCGCAATTCCGCCACCGTGCGCATGAAGCTCAAGAGCCTGATCGCCAACTTCAACACCGAAGTCGTGTTCAAGGCAGATGACAAGATGGAACAGATCGTGCTCGACAAGAAGGAGTGCACCTACTCCTACTTCGCCGACCCGATGTACGTCTGCATGGACAGCGAGTTCAACCAGTACGAGGTCGAGGCCGAGAACATGGGTGACGCCCTCAACTACCTCGAGGACGGGATGCCGGTCGAAGTGGTGTTCTACGACGGCAAGGCCATCTCGGTCGAACTGCCCACCAGCGTCGAACGCGAGATCACCTGGACCGAGCCGGCCGTCAAGGGCGACACCTCGGGCAAGGTGCTGAAGCCCGCCAAGATCGCCACCGGCTTCGAGGTCCCCGTGCCGCTGTTCGTCTCCCAGGGCGATCGCATCGAGATCGACACCCGCACGGGCGAATACCGCAAGCGCGTCTGAGCGGCTCCCGCATTCGCGTCAAGGGCTCCTTCGGGAGCCTTTTTTGCGTACGCTAGACCTCATGGACACCGCCCCTTCTCGAAGGTGACGGGCGTCACGGACGCTTCTGACCGAGCTGCTCCAGGAATGCAGGCCGGGTCGTGCAGCGCGCACAATCCTAGGCCGATCTCCGCACCAGACCATGCCCAACAACGCACACGACCTCCACAACAAGCGCCTCGCCGACGCCTGGGCCACCCTCCAGGCCCATGCGGACAAGGGCCTTCCTCTCAATGCCGATCCCTCGCGACTCGCCTTTGCCGACCCCGAGTTCCTGTTGCGGCGGGAAACGCGCGGGTTGCGCATGCAGCTCGAGCTGATGAAACCCGACCTCGAGATGCGTGCCCACGGCATCGAGAACACCGTGGTGGTGTTCGGCAGCGCGCGTTTCCGCAGCGAGGAGGAATCCGGTGCCCTGATCGCCCAGGCCGACGCCGCCGGCGACGCCGTGGCCGCCGCGCGCTGGCGCAGGCTGGCGCGCAGCTCGCACTACTACGAGAAGGCGCGCGCCCTCGGAAAGCTGATCGCCCAGTACAGCGACGACAAGGACCCGGAAGACAAGCTCTTCGTCTGCACCGGCGGCGGCCCCGGGATCATGCAGGCCGCCAACCGCGGCGCCTACGAGGGCGGCGGACTCTCGGTCGGCCTGGCCATCGCGCTGCCGATGGAGGAGGAAGCCAATCCGTACGTCACGCCGGCGCTGAGCTTCAAGTTCCACTACTTCGCGATCCGCAAGATGCATTTCATGATGCGGGCGAAGGCGCTGGTGGCCTTCCCGGGCGGCTTCGGC
Above is a window of Variovorax sp. RA8 DNA encoding:
- a CDS encoding PilW family protein; the protein is MKAPSRDRFLRPHAAAAQRGLTLIELMVSIAITLIIVAALITLYLNVSRSNREMVKVNRQIENGRLAVHVLENEVAHAGFWENYMPQFDDLTLTTVPADVPAGAAPDPCLAYTAANWTDAYKRSLLDIPVQIYEDVPAGCAAIVTHKKADTDVLVVRHAETCFPSAAPSNCEAEVAGRLYFQSSLCATQTPSTFELNIAGFNGILRKDCTAAAPKRRFISDIYYVRDYAEAEGDGIPTLVRSRLDAAGGTPAYTEPVALIEGIEGLRVELGLDTLGKTGLAVNYTQAINWLDASNKTTPTNRGDGSPDGAFVRCTTGTPCTADQLINTVAVKLYLLARSIEPSPGHADNKTYKLGSAATLPAYNDPYKRHVFSTTVRLTNVAGRRETPP
- a CDS encoding pilus assembly PilX family protein, producing MRTNRPSRQRGAALIVGLIMLVLITLTVVVAFNVSITNLKSVGNMQTRNEAVAAANRAIEEVAASLLPPNADGSPSMVAPTATVSLVDINNDGKTDYTVQIAAPTCARVTKASGGGGGTTTGPGGITGGGSSSGSGLTTLPDQYNAVWDISTTVTDAATGGSTAVRQGVRVLMSQAQFEAFCP
- a CDS encoding pilus assembly protein; protein product: MKKNFLNPLWTAALLALQLAAPARAEDIDLFTGYTPAVTDLPNVIFVLDNTANWNQPFDAEMTALASAFASLKPNRFRVGLMMFSETGNGNSNVDGAYVRAAVRTLDDGTKLKYGELFRQGSPGRLDKLDDKSNGGKVGKTMVEIHRYLTGGEPMAGNNKLKTDYTGNVTGTAASRAIYALPGNALSAFNGTAYNSPNTAHCTGTYVIYISNGAPQDNTSDTKTAADALRAAGGTTTTITLSPSGSQDNMADEWAKFLNTSLGVKVYTIEAAAAAGGQGPGWTALLKSMAGQSKGEYYDLTTKPDLGAALGDALNDIFSKIQSVNSVFSSVSLPVSVNTQGTYLNQVFVGMFRPDQDALPRWNGNLKQYKLGLDGNKQLILQDADDANAINTETGFIAPCARSFWTPARSDTDKYWSFRPAGDCIGKEVADSPDGNIVEKGAQGYLLRHMTVAARNVKTCAPGACTGLIDFSTGNVTRSAVGVATDADRNTLVNWVRGEDNKGDERLDSSGNPLKDSNGNPLTYPDMRPSVHGDVVHSRPVAINYGTDAAPQVVVFYGGNDGALRAINGNRSTTSTLFGSAPAGSELWSFIPPEFYGSLKRLRDNTVRINYPQTAATTTGAAAPKPYGMDGPVSAYRQGSDTWLFATMRRGGRALYAFDVSSPTAPTLKWRKGCPNQDNDTGCDTGFEGIGQTWSAPKVVKASGYSSGPLLVFGGGYDKCEDVDTNDPAKACSSSTKGNKVYVLDANQGTVLKTFTTNRAVSGEVTIVTDATGLAKYAYAADLGGNVYRIDIKDAAPGAWTMMTLASLGCDDAVGCTPNRKFMFGPDVVEDNGVYVLLLGSGDREKPLQYYSNALSVANRFYMLVDKPSDDTWLNAEPARCGAVKVLCHQSLVAITGTSTPTGTELAAKKGWYLALAAGEQVVTSSVTAYGTTTFSTHIPTDPSRQSQTCRADLGTANVYNVSYLDASPPQGGARSDVIVGGGLAPSPFVGRVRDDNGGQRDVVIGGSRDSVLSPKEAVGKAAFRQPKGRVYWFIQK
- a CDS encoding GspH/FimT family pseudopilin — encoded protein: MSAADVHRSRAGRLGHRSGRRPRGFTLIELMVTITVLAILLAVAVPSFDGIRLSSRLTSYATDLMAGSQLARTEAIKRNAPVTMCASANGTSCSTSGGWESGWIVLSGATVIHQQPAAAAGYKLTEGGGTTSLTFESTGVGASQATFTICRASPSVGGQERVVKISATGRASITRTALGTCA
- a CDS encoding DUF6502 family protein; translated protein: MENQLAWALAACARVMRPVVRLALAMGVKHPHLEEMLRDLLLDEARRSWQAQGVKNPNISQLSVSTGLNRKAVTAKVRELGETLPHTEMSAAAKTFTLWLQMLAEHPEHRRLPVVAGAGVPSFETVARQASRGNMHHRAILDELARLNMVAEHEGHVEITADAFVPAKDLQSMLAFFGDNARDHLLAAVSNTLGERAPMLERAVYANGVTLQDCQGIEQLVRQRWSSLHHELTHEMTRAVASVAGNASGRIRVGIYTYYEAESATPAEPGSGVPGTAQ